The following coding sequences are from one Nymphalis io chromosome 5, ilAglIoxx1.1, whole genome shotgun sequence window:
- the LOC126768290 gene encoding putative mediator of RNA polymerase II transcription subunit 26 isoform X4 — MAQYYQIVGQGHSLTLEDLQRYCPNLICSDGIIVNQDDQQYPQQQVVVQQTDQPNDIIVSDSVQPQLQLVGDGLQYQQQYIIRHDPPSQAPRADFQQQQQQQQQQQQQQQQQQQQQQQQQQQQQHQQQALHRHQVYYTSDLPMDAQVVLQQAQQIIDASQRPQHLVSPAHVLSQPTVIHPAQQPPPQPPPPQQPAQHGPPQTPPQLMQHLQQQHQQQIHLQQLQQQQQQQQQLQHQLQQQQQHQQHLQSQQIQPQQIQHQIVMHAAYVNQTGTPTRPAQPRLLNQSLNTPAGVTLVRTANRAVRPRRPAMRSPMPTPPLQVPPRLLNAQHQQATLNASVAGNGRGLATNGAVGGAGAGAVRGARPARPGSPRVLNPHAAHAQHRPPRPRTPLLQSQQQQQQQQQLQQHQLAQHVINHPQQIQQLNQLKLTTQQQQILLNQQNQQHSQQPARIITPQGTIVTQALQTTMSQHHTVQTSISNGPLPLPQQNAINSTPLRVSPHPQQVQQVKKVAVQPNNASDMDDLEESITAAIVQKNPVTENINPPQQFQTPSPLRQTHTGRLTPGPIGAGVSQQHQISFSPQHGFQPQQLAFENSHMQQQPPQAINQLLMEPDNPEEERQFITLTNGQRMSVAEYRRMHSSRVLSQQQQQQQQQQQQTRESGRQTLVRSKEQQRPVQRVPPMQTQQQPNHLAGSESGSGPSEQTFETQSAKMLIFLQNGEQRLITFTLPKESCTLQEVLEQVNVPFTEDTNIQCMQNTSSEIDYFVSVGSTTRIEEMLENHPMFVGDMSSRSSPNALSQPHSSEMSTPEKGPCPENVNNSPESPEQRSPPPRFVNGMLAVCKSCGYTGFDFSRCERCKRVFTEEPKSVPIASKKVEQKKKEPEKSILDKQIASGESIKLNLLKTTVKTINNKTVADKKPSRVRKPRGKQPDPELVILTLSSDEEDSNSSVSNNQHEQSINMKEPSLSEIEGGTPDSGIGIDNMDDESREVNFNSLQSVEAFLNCRTIRIGSYRYTPKEKVHISTRGIKIVAPSLKYESREIALQIPFKEVVRILVHFGKGLPVIFLYTMNKCGVSIRKALDMVEESGLFYNPMSKEDPYKRITLLPEIISDEAKAALKELFGKVMDELNVREANEILVRTCPKETNNVQKITTRSLSASIPSGAKSSNPAEIRQILIYPPGKGGIPINTEDYMCLAQDQFLNDVIIDFYLKHLVHDILTHSQREKTHIFSTFFYKRLTTKPSKVNKSSNPHEWDSSLTPAQKRHARVKTWTKNVNIFEKDFIVVPINENCHWFVAIICYPSLDGCRSMIDNRTVTPQEIKRKERRSSMQIGSTTITPLTKQEQLTLSCDSDNLSERDEAEAEESDLDMQCDSDEEETEKAQVEKKPEIQIPVIRKNEPIKQPCILIFDSLAGASRSRVVATLRDYLTCEYQAKISKHKVFNKDNIKGSCPKIPQQNNFTDCGLYLLQYVEHFFKVPILDYTLPIKQLANWFDEIVVTRKREEISNLLKLLMHKYNPDSHLNLPDITFPTLNGKLIETEEQPEDGTDGEKGTTSIKLHKCDIKESDGATITFLKQTSTGEILVKRNFVDTSDTIHVRKTIRLSSDNENRSVMQIKPDFVKKSDNENQILIPIKLHTSDLVKDIQNTLIVNKSKNFSDKKYGVHNQNVSNVNCVRQNVSESDSTSFLKMRRLNKLEDVVTESNKKFKRNEC; from the exons ATGGCTCAATACTACCAAATAGTTGGGCAAGGACATTCATTGACACTTGAGGATTTGCAAAGATATTGCCCAAATTTAATATGTTCCGATGGAATAATAGTAAATCAAGATGATCAACAATATCCACAACAGCAG gtgGTAGTACAACAAACAGATCAACCTAATGACATAATTGTGAGTGATTCTGTACAACCTCAATTACAATTGGTTGGAGATGGATTACAATATCAACAACAATATATTATCCGCCATGATCCACCATCTCAAGCTCCTCGTGCAGACTtccaacaacaacaacaacagcagcagcagcagcaacaacaacaacagcaacaacaacaacagcagcagcagcaacaacaacaacagcaacaTCAACAACAAGCTTTACATAGACATCAG GTTTACTACACATCTGATTTACCTATGGATGCACAGGTTGTCTTGCAACAGGCTCAACAGATCATTGATGCATCACAGCGGCCCCAACAT TTGGTGAGTCCTGCGCATGTTTTATCTCAGCCCACTGTCATTCATCCTGCGCAACAACCCCCACCACAACCACCACCTCCACAGCAACCAGCCCAACATGGACCGCCACAAACT CCGCCACAACTTATGCAGCATCTACAACAACAGCATCAACAACAAATTCACTTGCAGCAACTTCAACAACAACAGCAGCAGCAACAGCAACTGCAACATCAATTACAACAGCAACAACAACATCAACAGCACTTACAGTCTCAACAGATACAACCACAACAAATACAACATCAAATTGTGATGCATGCAGCTTATGTTAATCAGACC GGTACTCCAACAAGACCGGCTCAGCCCAGATTGCTTAATCAATCGCTTAACACGCCGGCTGGGGTAACGCTAGTTCGGACAGCAAACCGAGCTGTCCGTCCTCGTCGCCCCGCAATGCGATCGCCGATGCCCACTCCGCCTCTACAAGTGCCGCCAAGACTTCTCAATGCTCAACACCAACAG GCAACACTCAACGCATCGGTGGCGGGCAACGGTCGCGGCCTGGCCACGAACGGCGCGGTGGGGGGCGCGGGGGCGGGCGCGGTGCGCGGCGCGCGGCCGGCGCGTCCCGGCTCCCCGCGCGTGCTCAACCCGCACGCCGCGCACGCGCAGCACCGCCCTCCCCGACCGCGCACACCTTTGCTGCAG TCACAGCAAcaacagcagcagcagcaaCAACTTCAACAGCACCAGCTTGCACAACATGTCATCAATCATCCACAGCAAATCCAGCAACTTAACCAACTGAAACTCACGACGCAACAG cAACAGATTTTGTTAAATCAACAAAATCAACAGCACTCACAACAGCCCGCACGTATAATAACACCCCAAGGTACCATAGTAACCCAAGCCTTACAAACTACAATGTCTCAACATCACACTGTACAAACGAGTATAAGCAATGGACCTCTACCTCTACCTCAGCAAAACGCTATAAATTCGACGCCACTTCGGGTTTCCCCCCATCCCCAACAAGTACAACAAGTTAAAAAAGTTGCCGTACAACCTAACAATGCCAGTGATATGGATGATCTTGAGGAAAGTATAACAGCGGCGATAGTTCAGAAAAATCCCGTTACAGAAAATATTAACCCACCACAGCAGTTTCAAACCCCATCTCCTTTACGACAGACTCACACTGGAAGGCTTACTCCGGGTCCAATTGGCGCTGGAGTCTCTCAACAACACCAAATTAGTTTTAGTCCCCAACATGGTTTCCAGCCACAACAGTTAGCTTTTGAAAATTCGCACATGCAACAACAACCCCCCCAAGCAATAAACCAATTATTAATGGAGCCAGATAACCCCGAAGAGGAACGacaatttataactttaactaATGGTCAAAGAATGTCCGTAGCCGAATATAGACGAATGCACTCATCGCGCGTTTTATCAcaacagcagcagcagcaacaacaacaacaacagcaaaCAAG gGAAAGTGGACGTCAAACATTAGTAAGAAGTAAAGAACAACAAAGACCAGTTCAAAGAGTGCCTCCCATGCAAACGCAGCAACAACCAAACCATCTTGcag GCAGTGAATCAGGAAGCGGACCTTCAGAGCAAACATTTGAGACACAGTCAGCGAAAATGttaattttcttacaaaatgGGGAACAAAGGCTTATCACCTTCACATTACCTAAAGAGAGTTGTACTCTTCAAGAGGTTCTGGAACAG GTCAATGTTCCTTTCACTGAAGACACTAATATACAATGTATGCAAAATACTAGTAGTGAAATAGATTATTTTGTATCAGTAGGTTCCACAACGAGAATTGAAGAGATGTTAGAAAATCATCCA ATGTTTGTTGGAGATATGAGTAGTAGAAGTTCACCAAATGCTTTATCACAACCTCATAGTAGTGAAATGTCTACGCCTGAAAAAGGACCATGTCCAGAAAATg TAAATAATAGCCCCGAATCTCCCGAGCAGCGCTCGCCTCCTCCACGCTTTGTGAATGGCATGTTGGCAGTTTGCAAATCTTGTGGCTACACAGGGTTTGACTTTAGCCGCTGTGAAAG GTGTAAAAGAGTATTTACAGAAGAGCCTAAAAGTGTACCAATAGCCAGTAAGAAAGTAGAACAAAAGAAAAAGGAACCTGAAAAATCAATATTAGATAAACAAAT tgcCTCAGGagaaagtattaaattaaatttattgaaaacaacagttaaaactataaataataaaacg GTGGCAGACAAAAAACCTTCAAGAGTTCGGAAACCAAGAGGCAAACAGCCTGATCCCGAACTAGTCATATTGACATTGAGTTCAGATGAAGAAGATTCAAATAGTTCAGTATCAAATAATCAG CACGAGCAGtcaataaatatgaaagaaCCTTCATTAAGTGAAATCGAAGGAGGGACTCCAGACAGCGGTATTGGTATCGACAATATGGATG atgaaaGTAGAGAAGTAAATTTTAACAGCTTACAAAGTGTTGAAGCTTTTCTTAATTGCCGAACAATTAGAATAGGTTCATACAGATATACACCAAAAGAAAAG gtacaCATATCAACAAGGGGTATTAAAATTGTTGCACCTTCATTAAAGTATGAATCAAGAGAGATTGCACTGCAAATACCATTCAAGGAAGTTGTTAGAATATTAGTACATTTCGGAAAAGGGTTacctgtaatttttttgtacacAATGAACAAATGTGGTGTTTCAATTAGAAAAGCATTAGATATGGTTGAAGAATCAG gtcTTTTCTACAATCCCATGTCAAAAGAAGACccatataaaagaataactttaTTACCGGAAATAATATCAGACGAAGCAAAAGCTGCATTAAAAGAGTTGTTTGGTAAGGTAATGGATGAATTAAATGTAAGGGAAGCAAATGAAATTTTAGTGAGAACCTGTCCTAAGGAGACCAATAATGTCCAAAAAATTACAACTAGATCCTTGAGTGCTTCCATACCTTCAGGAGCTAAGAG ttcCAACCCAGCTGAAATCCGCCAAATTCTTATTTATCCTCCTGGCAAAGGTGGAATTCCAATAAATACAGAGGATTACATGTGCCTAGCTCAAGATCAATTCTTGAATGatgttataattgatttttatttaaaacatttagtaCATGATATCTTAACACATAGTCAGAGAGAAAAGACTCatatttttagtacatttttttataaaaggctTACAACTAAACCAAGCAAAGTGAATAAAAGTTCCAATCCTCATGAATGGGATAGCAGTTTAACACCTGCTCAAAAACGGCACGCTAGAGTCAAGACTTGGacaaaaaatgttaacatattTGAGAAAGATTTTATTGTAGTTCCTATTAATGAGAATTGTCATTGGTTTGTGGCTATCATTTGTTATCCAAGTTTAGATGGATGCAGAAGTATGATTGACAACAGAACAGTGACACCGcaagaaattaaaagaaaag AACGCAGATCCTCAATGCAAATAGGCAGCACAACAATCACACCACTAACAAAGCAGGAACAGCTTACATTAAGTTGTGACTCTGATAACCTTAGTGAGCGTGATGAAGCAGAAGCTGAG GAAAGTGATTTAGACATGCAGTGTGATTCAGATGAGGAAGAAACAGAGAAAGCCCAAGTTGAGAAAAAGCCTGAAATACAAATACCTGTGATTAGAAAAAATGAACCAATTAAACA ACCCTGTATTCTTATATTTGACTCATTAGCTGGTGCTTCTCGATCAAGAGTTGTAGCAACATTGCGGGATTATTTAACTTGTGAATATCAGGCAAAG ATCTCTAAACACAAAGTATTtaacaaagataatattaaaggGAGTTGTCCAAAAATTccacaacaaaataattttacagaTTGTggattgtatttattacaatatgttgaacatttttttaag GTTCCCATTCTGGATTATACACTGCCAATTAAACAATTAGCTAACTGGTTTGATGAGATTGTAGTGACACGAAAAAGAGAGgagatttcaaatttattaaaacttttaatgcaCAAATATAACCCAGATTCGCATTTAAATTTACCAGACATTACATTCCCTACGTTAAATG GTAAACTAATTGAAACGGAAGAACAACCAGAAGATGGCACTGATGGTGAAAAAGGAACCACTAGTATAAAACTTCACAAATGTGATATAAAAGAATCTGACGGAGCTACAATTACCTTTTTGAAACAAACATCAACTGgtgaaatattagtaaaacgAAATTTTGTTGACACTTCAGACACAATTCATGTCCGAAAAACTATTCGACTTTCTAGTGATAATGAAAATAGATCTGTGATGCAAATAAAACCAGACTTTGTAAAGAAGAGTGACAATGAAAATCAAATTCTTATACCTATTAAATTACACACTAGTGATTTGGTTAAAGACattcaaaatactttaatagtaaataaaagtaagaacttcagtgataaaaaatatggtGTACATAATCAAAATGTATCCAATGTGAACTGTGTTCGACAAAATGTTAGTGAAAGTGACAGTACTTCATTTCTCAAAATGagaagattaaataaattggaaGATGTGGTGACTGaatcaaacaaaaaatttaaaagaaatgaatGTTAA
- the LOC126768290 gene encoding putative mediator of RNA polymerase II transcription subunit 26 isoform X3, with translation MAQYYQIVGQGHSLTLEDLQRYCPNLICSDGIIVNQDDQQYPQQQVVVQQTDQPNDIIVSDSVQPQLQLVGDGLQYQQQYIIRHDPPSQAPRADFQQQQQQQQQQQQQQQQQQQQQQQQQQQQQHQQQALHRHQVYYTSDLPMDAQVVLQQAQQIIDASQRPQHLVSPAHVLSQPTVIHPAQQPPPQPPPPQQPAQHGPPQTPPQLMQHLQQQHQQQIHLQQLQQQQQQQQQLQHQLQQQQQHQQHLQSQQIQPQQIQHQIVMHAAYVNQTGTPTRPAQPRLLNQSLNTPAGVTLVRTANRAVRPRRPAMRSPMPTPPLQVPPRLLNAQHQQATLNASVAGNGRGLATNGAVGGAGAGAVRGARPARPGSPRVLNPHAAHAQHRPPRPRTPLLQSQQQQQQQQQLQQHQLAQHVINHPQQIQQLNQLKLTTQQQQILLNQQNQQHSQQPARIITPQGTIVTQALQTTMSQHHTVQTSISNGPLPLPQQNAINSTPLRVSPHPQQVQQVKKVAVQPNNASDMDDLEESITAAIVQKNPVTENINPPQQFQTPSPLRQTHTGRLTPGPIGAGVSQQHQISFSPQHGFQPQQLAFENSHMQQQPPQAINQLLMEPDNPEEERQFITLTNGQRMSVAEYRRMHSSRVLSQQQQQQQQQQQQTRESGRQTLVRSKEQQRPVQRVPPMQTQQQPNHLAEGSESGSGPSEQTFETQSAKMLIFLQNGEQRLITFTLPKESCTLQEVLEQVNVPFTEDTNIQCMQNTSSEIDYFVSVGSTTRIEEMLENHPMFVGDMSSRSSPNALSQPHSSEMSTPEKGPCPENVNNSPESPEQRSPPPRFVNGMLAVCKSCGYTGFDFSRCERCKRVFTEEPKSVPIASKKVEQKKKEPEKSILDKQIASGESIKLNLLKTTVKTINNKTVADKKPSRVRKPRGKQPDPELVILTLSSDEEDSNSSVSNNQHEQSINMKEPSLSEIEGGTPDSGIGIDNMDDESREVNFNSLQSVEAFLNCRTIRIGSYRYTPKEKVHISTRGIKIVAPSLKYESREIALQIPFKEVVRILVHFGKGLPVIFLYTMNKCGVSIRKALDMVEESGLFYNPMSKEDPYKRITLLPEIISDEAKAALKELFGKVMDELNVREANEILVRTCPKETNNVQKITTRSLSASIPSGAKSSNPAEIRQILIYPPGKGGIPINTEDYMCLAQDQFLNDVIIDFYLKHLVHDILTHSQREKTHIFSTFFYKRLTTKPSKVNKSSNPHEWDSSLTPAQKRHARVKTWTKNVNIFEKDFIVVPINENCHWFVAIICYPSLDGCRSMIDNRTVTPQEIKRKERRSSMQIGSTTITPLTKQEQLTLSCDSDNLSERDEAEAEESDLDMQCDSDEEETEKAQVEKKPEIQIPVIRKNEPIKQPCILIFDSLAGASRSRVVATLRDYLTCEYQAKISKHKVFNKDNIKGSCPKIPQQNNFTDCGLYLLQYVEHFFKVPILDYTLPIKQLANWFDEIVVTRKREEISNLLKLLMHKYNPDSHLNLPDITFPTLNGKLIETEEQPEDGTDGEKGTTSIKLHKCDIKESDGATITFLKQTSTGEILVKRNFVDTSDTIHVRKTIRLSSDNENRSVMQIKPDFVKKSDNENQILIPIKLHTSDLVKDIQNTLIVNKSKNFSDKKYGVHNQNVSNVNCVRQNVSESDSTSFLKMRRLNKLEDVVTESNKKFKRNEC, from the exons ATGGCTCAATACTACCAAATAGTTGGGCAAGGACATTCATTGACACTTGAGGATTTGCAAAGATATTGCCCAAATTTAATATGTTCCGATGGAATAATAGTAAATCAAGATGATCAACAATATCCACAACAGCAG gtgGTAGTACAACAAACAGATCAACCTAATGACATAATTGTGAGTGATTCTGTACAACCTCAATTACAATTGGTTGGAGATGGATTACAATATCAACAACAATATATTATCCGCCATGATCCACCATCTCAAGCTCCTCGTGCAGACTtccaacaacaacaacaacagcagcagcagcagcaacaacaacaacagcaacaacaacaacagcagcagcagcaacaacaacaacagcaacaTCAACAACAAGCTTTACATAGACATCAG GTTTACTACACATCTGATTTACCTATGGATGCACAGGTTGTCTTGCAACAGGCTCAACAGATCATTGATGCATCACAGCGGCCCCAACAT TTGGTGAGTCCTGCGCATGTTTTATCTCAGCCCACTGTCATTCATCCTGCGCAACAACCCCCACCACAACCACCACCTCCACAGCAACCAGCCCAACATGGACCGCCACAAACT CCGCCACAACTTATGCAGCATCTACAACAACAGCATCAACAACAAATTCACTTGCAGCAACTTCAACAACAACAGCAGCAGCAACAGCAACTGCAACATCAATTACAACAGCAACAACAACATCAACAGCACTTACAGTCTCAACAGATACAACCACAACAAATACAACATCAAATTGTGATGCATGCAGCTTATGTTAATCAGACC GGTACTCCAACAAGACCGGCTCAGCCCAGATTGCTTAATCAATCGCTTAACACGCCGGCTGGGGTAACGCTAGTTCGGACAGCAAACCGAGCTGTCCGTCCTCGTCGCCCCGCAATGCGATCGCCGATGCCCACTCCGCCTCTACAAGTGCCGCCAAGACTTCTCAATGCTCAACACCAACAG GCAACACTCAACGCATCGGTGGCGGGCAACGGTCGCGGCCTGGCCACGAACGGCGCGGTGGGGGGCGCGGGGGCGGGCGCGGTGCGCGGCGCGCGGCCGGCGCGTCCCGGCTCCCCGCGCGTGCTCAACCCGCACGCCGCGCACGCGCAGCACCGCCCTCCCCGACCGCGCACACCTTTGCTGCAG TCACAGCAAcaacagcagcagcagcaaCAACTTCAACAGCACCAGCTTGCACAACATGTCATCAATCATCCACAGCAAATCCAGCAACTTAACCAACTGAAACTCACGACGCAACAG cAACAGATTTTGTTAAATCAACAAAATCAACAGCACTCACAACAGCCCGCACGTATAATAACACCCCAAGGTACCATAGTAACCCAAGCCTTACAAACTACAATGTCTCAACATCACACTGTACAAACGAGTATAAGCAATGGACCTCTACCTCTACCTCAGCAAAACGCTATAAATTCGACGCCACTTCGGGTTTCCCCCCATCCCCAACAAGTACAACAAGTTAAAAAAGTTGCCGTACAACCTAACAATGCCAGTGATATGGATGATCTTGAGGAAAGTATAACAGCGGCGATAGTTCAGAAAAATCCCGTTACAGAAAATATTAACCCACCACAGCAGTTTCAAACCCCATCTCCTTTACGACAGACTCACACTGGAAGGCTTACTCCGGGTCCAATTGGCGCTGGAGTCTCTCAACAACACCAAATTAGTTTTAGTCCCCAACATGGTTTCCAGCCACAACAGTTAGCTTTTGAAAATTCGCACATGCAACAACAACCCCCCCAAGCAATAAACCAATTATTAATGGAGCCAGATAACCCCGAAGAGGAACGacaatttataactttaactaATGGTCAAAGAATGTCCGTAGCCGAATATAGACGAATGCACTCATCGCGCGTTTTATCAcaacagcagcagcagcaacaacaacaacaacagcaaaCAAG gGAAAGTGGACGTCAAACATTAGTAAGAAGTAAAGAACAACAAAGACCAGTTCAAAGAGTGCCTCCCATGCAAACGCAGCAACAACCAAACCATCTTGcag aAGGCAGTGAATCAGGAAGCGGACCTTCAGAGCAAACATTTGAGACACAGTCAGCGAAAATGttaattttcttacaaaatgGGGAACAAAGGCTTATCACCTTCACATTACCTAAAGAGAGTTGTACTCTTCAAGAGGTTCTGGAACAG GTCAATGTTCCTTTCACTGAAGACACTAATATACAATGTATGCAAAATACTAGTAGTGAAATAGATTATTTTGTATCAGTAGGTTCCACAACGAGAATTGAAGAGATGTTAGAAAATCATCCA ATGTTTGTTGGAGATATGAGTAGTAGAAGTTCACCAAATGCTTTATCACAACCTCATAGTAGTGAAATGTCTACGCCTGAAAAAGGACCATGTCCAGAAAATg TAAATAATAGCCCCGAATCTCCCGAGCAGCGCTCGCCTCCTCCACGCTTTGTGAATGGCATGTTGGCAGTTTGCAAATCTTGTGGCTACACAGGGTTTGACTTTAGCCGCTGTGAAAG GTGTAAAAGAGTATTTACAGAAGAGCCTAAAAGTGTACCAATAGCCAGTAAGAAAGTAGAACAAAAGAAAAAGGAACCTGAAAAATCAATATTAGATAAACAAAT tgcCTCAGGagaaagtattaaattaaatttattgaaaacaacagttaaaactataaataataaaacg GTGGCAGACAAAAAACCTTCAAGAGTTCGGAAACCAAGAGGCAAACAGCCTGATCCCGAACTAGTCATATTGACATTGAGTTCAGATGAAGAAGATTCAAATAGTTCAGTATCAAATAATCAG CACGAGCAGtcaataaatatgaaagaaCCTTCATTAAGTGAAATCGAAGGAGGGACTCCAGACAGCGGTATTGGTATCGACAATATGGATG atgaaaGTAGAGAAGTAAATTTTAACAGCTTACAAAGTGTTGAAGCTTTTCTTAATTGCCGAACAATTAGAATAGGTTCATACAGATATACACCAAAAGAAAAG gtacaCATATCAACAAGGGGTATTAAAATTGTTGCACCTTCATTAAAGTATGAATCAAGAGAGATTGCACTGCAAATACCATTCAAGGAAGTTGTTAGAATATTAGTACATTTCGGAAAAGGGTTacctgtaatttttttgtacacAATGAACAAATGTGGTGTTTCAATTAGAAAAGCATTAGATATGGTTGAAGAATCAG gtcTTTTCTACAATCCCATGTCAAAAGAAGACccatataaaagaataactttaTTACCGGAAATAATATCAGACGAAGCAAAAGCTGCATTAAAAGAGTTGTTTGGTAAGGTAATGGATGAATTAAATGTAAGGGAAGCAAATGAAATTTTAGTGAGAACCTGTCCTAAGGAGACCAATAATGTCCAAAAAATTACAACTAGATCCTTGAGTGCTTCCATACCTTCAGGAGCTAAGAG ttcCAACCCAGCTGAAATCCGCCAAATTCTTATTTATCCTCCTGGCAAAGGTGGAATTCCAATAAATACAGAGGATTACATGTGCCTAGCTCAAGATCAATTCTTGAATGatgttataattgatttttatttaaaacatttagtaCATGATATCTTAACACATAGTCAGAGAGAAAAGACTCatatttttagtacatttttttataaaaggctTACAACTAAACCAAGCAAAGTGAATAAAAGTTCCAATCCTCATGAATGGGATAGCAGTTTAACACCTGCTCAAAAACGGCACGCTAGAGTCAAGACTTGGacaaaaaatgttaacatattTGAGAAAGATTTTATTGTAGTTCCTATTAATGAGAATTGTCATTGGTTTGTGGCTATCATTTGTTATCCAAGTTTAGATGGATGCAGAAGTATGATTGACAACAGAACAGTGACACCGcaagaaattaaaagaaaag AACGCAGATCCTCAATGCAAATAGGCAGCACAACAATCACACCACTAACAAAGCAGGAACAGCTTACATTAAGTTGTGACTCTGATAACCTTAGTGAGCGTGATGAAGCAGAAGCTGAG GAAAGTGATTTAGACATGCAGTGTGATTCAGATGAGGAAGAAACAGAGAAAGCCCAAGTTGAGAAAAAGCCTGAAATACAAATACCTGTGATTAGAAAAAATGAACCAATTAAACA ACCCTGTATTCTTATATTTGACTCATTAGCTGGTGCTTCTCGATCAAGAGTTGTAGCAACATTGCGGGATTATTTAACTTGTGAATATCAGGCAAAG ATCTCTAAACACAAAGTATTtaacaaagataatattaaaggGAGTTGTCCAAAAATTccacaacaaaataattttacagaTTGTggattgtatttattacaatatgttgaacatttttttaag GTTCCCATTCTGGATTATACACTGCCAATTAAACAATTAGCTAACTGGTTTGATGAGATTGTAGTGACACGAAAAAGAGAGgagatttcaaatttattaaaacttttaatgcaCAAATATAACCCAGATTCGCATTTAAATTTACCAGACATTACATTCCCTACGTTAAATG GTAAACTAATTGAAACGGAAGAACAACCAGAAGATGGCACTGATGGTGAAAAAGGAACCACTAGTATAAAACTTCACAAATGTGATATAAAAGAATCTGACGGAGCTACAATTACCTTTTTGAAACAAACATCAACTGgtgaaatattagtaaaacgAAATTTTGTTGACACTTCAGACACAATTCATGTCCGAAAAACTATTCGACTTTCTAGTGATAATGAAAATAGATCTGTGATGCAAATAAAACCAGACTTTGTAAAGAAGAGTGACAATGAAAATCAAATTCTTATACCTATTAAATTACACACTAGTGATTTGGTTAAAGACattcaaaatactttaatagtaaataaaagtaagaacttcagtgataaaaaatatggtGTACATAATCAAAATGTATCCAATGTGAACTGTGTTCGACAAAATGTTAGTGAAAGTGACAGTACTTCATTTCTCAAAATGagaagattaaataaattggaaGATGTGGTGACTGaatcaaacaaaaaatttaaaagaaatgaatGTTAA